The genomic region GGTATCAAGACACTAAAACTGCAAAACTTGAATCGCTGACTcataacaaaatacaaaacatttctgttaaCAAGTAGCTGCTGGTCCAGAAATATTTCCTTGTTCTGCTCTGACATATTTCAAGATAAATCTGGTCAATATTGTCTTGGTTTGTAAAGTGATCTGTGATAAGCAGATCCTAAAAAAGCAGTAAGACCATACGCAGATTCAGATAACAAGCTCCTGAACTCTGCTTTACCGATCAGTTTACTTTATGACACATTTTGTGTGGACACATTTTAGGCTCAGCTTTGTAGACCACAGTAAGGTAGGCTTGTTAATACCAagctttatttagtttttaaaaaataaagaagcaaaaaaaaggacaaaccACATTTTTCTTGTGAATTGCAGAAATGGAAGATGCATCATTTCTCTTTCGTACATGAGGCAGGTATGATCTCTGGTGTCCAGATCACATCAAGTATGTACATTAGAAAACCAAGTACAAAACTATGAGGAAGTTGTTGTACAACAAGTATCCTGATGACGACTACACAGCTGACTGCAGACGACGAGGTGAGGATACATAGAGCTGAGGGGTTTTTAAAACAGTGGGTTTTAATCTAGTGAAGTCCAATATTACAGCATCATTCCCTCTGTTCCATCTTGACTTTTGGTGGTTTGAGGAAGGACCTGTTCTTTTTCTCCTTGCTCTTGCCTTTGGCCTGGAAGTTCCTCCAGCTGTCCACACGGCCATCTCTTGTTTCCTGAAAAATGTGTTCCaagaaataaaccaaaaaaaaaaccaaaaaacaatcATTTGAGAAAATCCAAAGGcaaaatcatcatgtttttatttatagatAAGTAACTGGTAAGGTGAGGAATGCACCTCAAAGTTTTTCTGCCATTCTCTCTCTCGTTTTGCTTTCTCTGCTGCCTCGATTTCCTCCTCTCTTGCCCTTTtcctggtaaaaaaaaaaaagaaaaataatttaaaaattcagagattcaagattttttatcagatgttattattttatctgtCCTATAACAAAATCAGGTTGTAAATATACTACATGTCATTTACCTTTCATGCATTTCCTTTGCttccctttccttcctcttgATTTCAAGCTCTGCAAATAGCTTCATGGTCTGTTTGTACACTGCTTGCTTGAACTGGAAAAGAACAAGTTGAATCATATAGAACCATTAAATGTTAATGGGCATAACGATGATTGATAGTGCTAGCAGGTATTGGTAATGTATATCCTACTAATTAACAGCTAAATACCAACTTATTTTTAGGAAATAATGAGAAAAGTTTCCAGGATATATTAGCTGGAAAATATTTGATCTGCAAAACAAAGCAATTGAGAAGCATCTGAAATTATGACTCGTTTCTTTTTCATCACTTACagattaaaatataaaatttactATAACCTTTTCTAGTCTCTCTTTAACAATGTAATCTTGATTTATTTGTATGACTTTGACTTACCACTTCAGAGTCATCCTCCTCCACATCCAATGGCTTCCCTTCTTTCTTCAactgtttccttttctccttAACCTGTTGAAAGTAAAcaatggcagaaaataaaatgttaccgGACAAATACCGATCAGGAGAACTAAGTTATATGTCGGACAAAAGCCCAGAGTGAAGATTAAAGGAACGTGATGAACGCTCACCATGTGCTCCACATATTCTTTTCCCGCATGGATCACATCTAAGGCTCTCTTCTTTTGTTCAGGATCCAGGAGGAGTTTGTATGCCTTGTCCACAGCTGGAACACAGTGAGATATTCAGGTGAAATAAAGCTCATGTTTCGTTTTCATCTACTAGCAGCATGCACAAAGGCAGAATGCTGATATTTGTTAACATCAtgcaaaaccacaaatatgaTATGAGTTCATCAGTGAATGTAAGGATTTACCTTCGAAGGCTTTCTGTGCTCTGTCTGGATCATCCTGATTTTTGTCTGGATGGACCAAAATGGACAACTGCACAGTCAAGAGGCCAAATAttagaaattaagaaacaaaTAGCACATCATGGCACCATCGCCATCACCAAGTCCACAGACAAGACcactgaaatgtttattttccccCTTTCACAGCTGTTTTGCTCACCGCCCGAAATCTTTTCTTCAGTTCGTCATCTGTTGCATCTGGATCAATTTGCAGTACCTGAAAATAATATCAACATTTTACTGACGGTTGTGTCAGTATCAGATTAGTGATATGCTGAAATCCGGCTGCTTTGAGTGTAATGTTGACAACATTATCATGCTCTGATGAAGGCTTCACGCCAGCAGATTGGTCGGCCAACTGATCTAAAATCTTACCCTTTTAATATAATTATAAATCAACGCTCTGGGTTATCACCTGTGGTACGCTTGTGACTGGCATCTATCagtattaattttttttttttaaacatgtatttactctcaaaattattaattaatacaCTTACATGACATTAATTGATAGATTAAAAAAAGCTATTCATGgccttatttttttaaaataagcatCCTTACTTTCCTATTCAAAATTAAACTACTTCATCTGTACACTTACCTCAAAGGGATTGAGATTGAAGTAAGACGAGCCAGGTCTGAGCAGTCTGTCTATCTGCTGCTTGGAGGTTAACACAGAGTCTCTTTTCTCAATCTGCTTCACCtgttaaaaagataaaaacaccaTGACATCCCTCACGATACACACAAATAGTCCATCTGAAACTACACTGCAATTGcgtttttaactttttttcagGTGACGGAAACAGGAGGCTGCTCTATAGCTTTTCTGGGAGTCTGACCTAATTTGTCTGATATGTATTTAATATGATATGTATAGCCAAAGCGTATACTGCACTGCAAGTGACAAAACTGCTTGACGGGAGGCCAACAGCGCCtacatttagaaaaaataatatGTATCTACCTGTAGTTAGGTCTAAGTAGCTTccagtgaaaaaataaactaaGCACGTAGACGATCTTTGGTGGTGTCCGGCTAACACTAGAAAAGACGAGGCTGCTCGCTGTTAGCTTCTGATCGTTAGCTGATGCTCATGTCTGCGAGGCCTCGTAGGCGATAAACATGGATACCGTCAACTAACAGACCCATGTACGGACAGCGATGGGCACGTTCaaaacacatacattcacatgAGCTGGATCGTACCTCTGAATAAAAGTTTTGAAATAATTCATCCGATACAATCTGAGAGGGCTCTCCTCCGGCGGCCGCCATCTTCCCCCAGGTTTACATGTGACGTACTAACACCACGTGACCATAGTTAATTTGACGCAGATCTGCTCTGCTAATACTTCAGGTTTATTAATATTTGGTCCgtttatgaaaataatcttaCGCAATTAATAtaaatttgtaatttaaaaCGGAATTTAAAAAAGGGCAGGGTTATGTTAAAATGACAACTAATCTGTGAGACTAAACTAGATCGCATACATAcgatgaaataaaaaaaacgcAATTGTAATCTGTACTGAGGATGGAAGATATGAAAGTTAAAAAGGTAAAAGACGAGacgtatttatttttgtattaaaaaaattactgcttgctgctttattttgaaaagacagGAACTCAAAGAGAAGCTACTTCCGCTTCGTTTTCCGTTTGATGCGTTTCAGTGCTAAAGTAGGGAAAAACAGAGTATTGTGCTTAAAATAGGTCATATTTACACGAGCGTCATATAATccagtgacatttttcattgcAGATTAATTCGCGAGGGAAGACACCCCGACATGTTAACGTAtcatttgtattgtattttaacatttagagaCAGACAAGGTTTTTCCTGGGTTTCGCTGACACACAGTAACCACAAACCCGTGGTGCCAGCCGCATTGCCTGTCGACATCTTGCAATGTATTAAAGGACGCTTAGCATCTTCGAAATTAATTTTAGCCCTCTGGAGTGCCGAAACAGAGATGGTCtcttaaaataatgataaaattaaACCCGAGTTTCAGGGCTTGCAACTACAGCACGTCCAAGTAATGCCAGCCCTCTAAACCCTGCGTGTACGGAGAACAAGGTTGGCACGGACTGGTTTGAGTCTGCGCTAGTTATGTTTAGATGCCCGGCCCTATTTCCCTTGTTGAACTGCTGAACTGCACATAGCTGTTTATCATTTACTATAGTGAACTCAACTCCGGtgttaaaatgctgaaaataaaatatcactgatgaaaagaaactgtaaaaatgCATACACCAACACATATATTTACttgagaaataaaatgtattgaGCAATCAAGAGAAACGAATTATTTCCCTTTACATTTGTTAATTCTTGCAGCTACGAAAGAAAGCAACAGTGTGGTGGCTGGAGCTCTGGATCCTGACATGTTCATCAGGTTTATCCTCCTACGCTTCtgcagaaagtgaaaaaaacatgaacattagaataCAGGCTTTTCTCAAAGACAAATCTGCTGCAAAATTACAACTGTAAATGCACTGCTATTCACACCTCATTGTTGTAAAACTGTTGTTCCCATCTTAAGTGACAAACAGGCTTAAGATAGGAAACACTgatcaataaaaataataacgtgacatttacatttattgaaACCAAGGAGCTGATTCAGGCTGTATAAATACTACAAGCCAAAGCGTTCTCCGATACCAGAGTAGCAGCACTAATCCACAATTACTTCTCACCTTTGCTGCCTGCTAAGCTGTAAACAGGGAAGCCGGCTTGTGTTCCCTTGGGTGCTGGACCTCAACTGCAAGTAGATCATTCTGAAGGATGTGAATTCCTGTAATGGGTCACGCTTGCACCTTGTGGAGAGCCGTTTTCTGAATCAGAGCTAGGAAAAGGCCACACAGACAAGGACATGTTAACAAAGCAATCAGGTCCTAAACATCAGCATGACTCTTAAACCTAATGTGACTTGATGCTTGGAAATATTCTGAAAAAATGACTAACAGAACTTACTCTGGAAGGTAAATAGGTCATAAAGAGACAATTAGGACACcaaacattgttttaaaaaatattgcaaAACTCAAAAATAGAAAATTGTTGAGACTTTCTGAGCATTAATTCAGATAATGAACAATCTTACCAATCAGTCCCTTCCATTTGTGTGAACTCATTCACATGGATGGGGGCAGCTCCTTTACTGCCTGGTGACAAGAGGCAACATATAAAGACACAGTTCTGATATGAGAAGCTGCTTAAAGACACTTGAGCATTTGATGGCAGTTAAATGCAAACCACAATGTGTGCATCAAATGATAAAATCAGCTACTGTGGTCCCTACGTCCCAGTCTTACCTGtgtaatataaataatgtaGCCCACCTACTGCCATCTTGTGGTGTTTAAGGGTAAAGACATCACTTTTGAGGCATATCCATTGTTCCAAAATCAGCCaatttgaccaatatttaaCTCAGTATCCCTGCTGCAATCTGGATACATTCTAAAAACAGCCCATCTAGTTATTATTTACCTATTAATTAACACCTTTGCAGCTTTGAAAATTGGCCAGTAAACGCAGCATCGGATATAGGAACAATGGAGCACTAGTCATAGTGGAGTTTAACTGCTACCTCTAGCGGCACAGGAGAGGTAATACCCACCCCCCTCCATTCACAGAACGTGTGTGCAGACAGCTGGGGTGATTTTGGTGCAGTAAGTCAAGACAGGCAACAGGTGCTTGCAGGGTTTTGAGGTTTTATAGCGCTTACCAAATCCTTGACTGTCCGCCCTTTGGCTGTTCAATCCAGTCTAAAGTAACAGCCATTTGGCTCTTAAAATTGTGCATGACTTTCCATTTGGCTTAAGGGGAAAAATATGCACTATGTGAGGGAAATGTGCACTTTAAACCCCAGGAACATGCTGgtaacataattaattttaatatttttcaatgATTCTTGCATTCTTCATAtcctgggaaaaaaatcacactcCTACTAAATTAAAAAGCTTGATTCGTAGTACAATATATTAGTAAGGACacaataaaaagaacaaagtaTAATTATGGCTAGTGTTTTTCCAGTGATTACAATTAGCTACAGGAGAGGAGACAGTACTCTGTGCAAGGCTAGCTCACCCTTGAGTACCGTTCAGGTGAGTTCCTCATTCTAGTGGTGCCGCTCTCAATGCTTCTCCACCTAGGCAGGTTGGAATAAGAGGACAGACACATGAAACAAAATACAATGATACCATGGTACCAAAAGGCAGATgctaaaaaacacttttctacGGTAAACAGATTCTGACAGGTGATCACTTGCTATTGGCAGAAGGCATGTTTTAAGAATTTTAACCCTTTGGATGGTCAGATCCTTGGTGTCttcaaaaggagagaaaagatgagatgATGTGCagattttgattaaaa from Lates calcarifer isolate ASB-BC8 linkage group LG3, TLL_Latcal_v3, whole genome shotgun sequence harbors:
- the dnajc8 gene encoding dnaJ homolog subfamily C member 8, with the protein product MAAAGGEPSQIVSDELFQNFYSEVKQIEKRDSVLTSKQQIDRLLRPGSSYFNLNPFEVLQIDPDATDDELKKRFRALSILVHPDKNQDDPDRAQKAFEAVDKAYKLLLDPEQKKRALDVIHAGKEYVEHMVKEKRKQLKKEGKPLDVEEDDSEVFKQAVYKQTMKLFAELEIKRKEREAKEMHERKRAREEEIEAAEKAKREREWQKNFEETRDGRVDSWRNFQAKGKSKEKKNRSFLKPPKVKMEQRE